The DNA window GAAACGCCATCCCGGATTGAAATTATAAACAATTCTCCCACTGCCTTTTAAATCAATAAAGCCTGCAACTGAAGTTTCAGGACGATATGAACCGGCAAAACCAAGTACCGGTATTAAAAAGAGCAAAAGTGCTGCAATAACATTCTTCATTCTATTCTGTTTTATTTTATTATTTCTTAATCATAACAACAACGTCTTTCATCCTTTTAGCAGGATAGACTTGTAGATTAGTAACTTTTCCATCCTTAAGTTCCGCTTCAACAGTCGTATTTTTAGGAGCATGCATCTTAAAGTGGACGTTCCATTCAACAGGCCATGCCGGGAAAAGAAGAATCTGTTCTCCATTAGTCTGCATCAGCATTTCCTGAAGACCAATCATTCCACTGCCTCCCCAATTGTGATCGGGAGTCCAGTCATAACCTGGTCCCCAGAATGCTGGGAATCTAAGTTCGCTATCTTTCATTTTTAAGGAAATCAGTCTTTGTGCTTCTTTGGTAAGTCCCAGACAAGCAGCAAAAATATTGTCTTGTTTCCATCCTACATGACTTCTGAACTTCAAGGCATCAGAATCGTTAAGATAGGTATTGACCGCTACCTCTAAATCTTTTTTTCCTACACCATATATTCTCCATGGAAAAACAGGATACAATTGGGGAGATTCAACATTGTTGATTCTTTCCCACAATTTAGCAGGAGCAATCATCTTCTTTCCACTCTCTTCTCTTATGGTAATAGGTGGAATAGTTGAAAGCATCTGTTTCCAGCGAGCAGATTTAGTACTGTCCGCAGCCGAATAATCAATCATTTTTTCTAAAACAACTTTCAACGCTGAAATAGTAGATGTAGAATTATAAGCCATTTTATAAGTTTCACAAGCCGAACCCGGATATAAAACAAGATGTCCGTCGCCATCCAGCACTTTTCTACCACGCTGAGTAGCCAGCATTCTATAGTGTTCGTCAAAGAATGTCAGAGCGCTCTCTATCAAAGGAACATACTTATCTATTTTCTCGTTATTATATTCTTTTGTTTCAAGAATCATATCACAGAACTCCAGAACTGTATCCCACTGATATTCCAGCCAGGCATTATATTCTAATCCCTTATCAAAGTTTGCCGGACGCTTCCATCCATACTCACTTGGATTTGGTAAACCAAAGTTCTCTATTTGTTCAGTAAAACATCCCCCTTGGTGATTCCAGTAAACCTTGCTTCGTAGTTCTGCATTTTTTAGGATACGCAGATAAAAGTCGAACTGAGACTTCATCATATCAAAGTCTCCGCTTTTAAGCATCGGGAAATAGACTAATCGCTGATTCTGGGCAGTCATTGTTCCCCCACCCCACTTACGAAAATCGGGAGTAAAGTTTAGTGTAGAATCAACGCGAGCCGGATCAAACGTAAATAAGCCGCCGTTAAATTTAGTTGGATAACTACCATAAGCATTACATCCCAGCATATAGCGGAAAAGCTGATAGTTTCTTCCAATCTTCCAGGCTTCGGAATCTTTATTTGTTTCGTTTATGCGAATAGCGCTCTTATTCCAGAAGGAATTCCACCAAGCTTGAGTCTTTTTCTTATCATCATTGCCTTTTATTCCTTTCACAATATCAGCTAATCCTTGTTTCCACTGATTAAGTGATTCTGTCTGTTGGGTGTGCAAAGCTATCAGAATATGATGCGAGGATGAAGGTTTCACGCTCTTCATACACCATGATTTATAATCAGTTCCGCAGTATTCTCCTGAAGTAGTTCCTGCAAACTTCAGATTATCTCCGAAGAGCATTCCACCAGATGTAAGGTTTCCAATCGGATTATACATCTTGTTTTTAACGGAATCCATTCCTTGCTGAGCAACGGTTGCGTCAAAAACTGTCTGAGCATCGTTTTTATGATAGAAAATTACTTTATCTGCACTATTCTCTATTGCATCTGCCTTTGTTACAAGTCCTTTAGGAATTGCCCATTTATAGGAATTGGCATTCCCTTCTCCCTTTCTAACCGGACGGTCTTTGTAGCGCCAGTTTTCATAACAAACCTCTGCCGAGAGCTTTTCTTTGCTATTTATATCAACATGAATAACCGGACTAAATACATTTACCCATAAACGGATATTCGTATTGCCGGCATTAACATCGACAAAGCCTTTTCGCAAATTTAATTGCTGACTAAAATTTGAATTTATAAAAGGATTAGGAGTCAGCTTTACACGGATACGACCTGATTTAAGAAGGCAATTGTTTTCGTCCAGTGAACCACTGCGTGATATATAAAACAGTAGTTCGTTGTTTTCCACCCACACATTCAGGCCAATGTCTCCACCTCCGCAAGGCATGGACTCGTAAGAGCCCTTGCTTTGAGAAGTCCACAAAACATTATATGAATCAAGCCAGTCGGTCACTTTCGCGGCACGACTGGTAGAAATAAAAGTCAATAATATAAATGCAACAAAGGCTTTTTTCATCTATTTACCAATTATCAGTTCTGAATGAAGAAACAGGAAGACCTTCAGTGCCGTATAAATCACCATCCACATAGTTTTCGAAAGCATAGCGAACGGCAACAGGTTTCTTTACTTCATCCGATTTTACATACACCTTACTTCTTACAATCCATGCTTTAGCAGGATAGAATTTCTTATCTGCACCGGCTACTTTAAAGTTCTGCAAGTCACCTTTTGGAGCAGCAACCCACATTTGTGTTCTCTGAAAGCTTAGCACAACAGTATCATTCTGAACGGCCATCTCTTTATAAACCGGTCCATCGGCAGTTACGCCGTTAATTTTATAAGTCTTCACCAAAGCCTGAAGAGCAAGACGTTCACCTGCAATTTGTTTCTTTCTTGGATGAATACCTTCCTTTAATCCGGCATCAAGTAAAACTGCCATACCTGTATTTTCTACTTTCCATTCTACTTTGCTTTGAGCTTCGCGTAAATAGGCTGAATTGATAACCTCTTTTCCGGCAGGAGTAATGATTGAATAATCATAAGGAGCAATCTGACAGAAATAGAATGGGAAATTACCTTGATTCCATCTTGCTCTCCACAAATTTATCATTGTTGAGAAAAGATCTGTGTATGATTGAGAGCGATCATAATTAGATTCTCCCTGATACCAGATTGCACCTTTTATTGTATAACCTACCAACGGAGCAATCATACCTTGGTATAAAGTTGTAGGAGTACGATTCTTTTCTACTATATCTTCAGGTGATTTTGGAATCTTGATTTCTGGAAAACCTTTCAACATCTCTTTATCCATCCAGGCCTCAGCACATGAACCTCCCCAGCTGCTGCAAATCAATCCAACCGGAACATTCAGCATCTGCTGAAGTAAACGGCCATAGTAATAGGCTGTAGCACTAAACTCTCTTACAGATTCAGGAGTAGCAGCTTTCCAGTCGCCTTTTACATCATTCTGCACATCGATAACAGAATTATGTCCTACTGTGAATAGACGAATCTGAGAATTTGCAGATTTCAGGATATCCATATTCGAGTTATCAACCGGTTGGTTTTTATAACCCTTCATAGGCATTTCCATGTTCGACTGACCAGAGCAAAGCCATACCTCACCAACTAAAACATCTTGCAGAAGAGTTTGTTTGCCGTCATTAAATGTGATTGAATACGGACCACCGGCCGTAGGAGTTGCAAGAGCAACTTTCCACTTTCCTGCTCCGTCAACATCAACAGTATATTTCTTTTTATTCCATGATGTAACAATAGTCAGTTTCTTATTAGGTGTTGAAGTTCCCCAAAAAGAAGCATTAGTTTGTTGTTGTATAACCATTCCATTTGAGAAAAAAGCTGGAAGTTTAACTTCGGCCTTTATTGTGGTCGAACAAAAGAGCGATAACGCCAACGCGAGTGCTCCAAATCTGAACTTGTTATTCATTTAATTATATATTTAATAATCAGTATCTAAGTGAAACCCGATAATAAACTAATTATTTATTCAGGTTATCTTAAAACAATCATGTACATGTTTAGCCCTCGATCTTGTACATGATTACTTTTAATCTTGTACATGATGGATTCCGAACATGTACAAGATTTTACTAACCAAACTAATTTAAATTATTAATGTCTCTATTACTTTCTCTTACTTTCCTTTATAAGAAGATTTAAAGGTCCTAAAAGTCCTGATTCCTGCAAAGGTAACTTTTCTGACCAGTAGGTAGCATTTGTCCAAACATTATCTGCTTTAATCTTTTGATCACGCACACCTTTCATCTTATTCAACCAGGTATTAACAACCTGAATCTCTAAGTTGTTATTTCCTTTCTTTATTGCTTTGGTAATATCAACCCGATAAGGAGCAGTCCATGTAATTCCGCAATTTACTCCATTAACAATAACCTCGGCCATTACATTTACTTTACCCAAATCAAGATATACTTCATTCTTGCCAACTTTGTTCTTCCATTGGAATGTAGTCTGATAATTGGCAGTTCCAGAGTAATACTTAATATCAGCATCACTTTCTTTAATCCAGTCGAACAAAGAATCTTTCTTCAGACTTTTGGATACTTGAGGGAAATTCACTGTCCAATCTTTAGTCAGCAATGGAGCAGTGGTAAAAATTGACTGCTTGTTTCCTGAAGCAACTTCAGTTTCACGTTGGAAAACAACAAAAACCGATTCGTTAGCATCCAGATCTAAAGCAACTTCTGTTCTATCGTCAAATTCGCTCCACACTTCTGCATCCTTAATTTCACCGGTTACAGGATTCCATAATTCCGGTTGTCTGCCACTGCAGCGCAAAGAAACAGTCACTTTACGACGTTCATTCTTCTGATTAGCGATAAAATAGATATCTGTTCCATCGTTTGCACGATGAGTCCACGCAAAATCTTTTGCATTGTCTTTAAAGATAACATCCTTCTTTAAACCGAACTGAGAAAAATCGGCTTCGTTATAAGGAAGTTTATACTGTGGTGAAGCCGACCAGATATCTTCAACTATCTTATTCACCTCTTTAGTGTTATAATCTTTATCAGCCAATCCTGGAACTCTTGATGGCTTGTCACCCAGTAAAACCACTACTCCGGATTTTTGAAGTAATCTGATTTTGCGTGCCACTTCCAGACTCATATAATCTCCGTCGGGAGACATTGGATGAGGTTTAGGCAATACTAATATTCTATACTCAGCTCCGCCGGAAACAATCAGTTTTCCATATTCCGATCTTGAAAGGCGTACCAACGCATCCTTATTGAAAGAATCATAAGCATAGCCTGATAATGGATCAACCCAATCCCCCAAATTAGTCATGTTTGCAGAGTTTGAAACACCCACAGGCATTTCTCTTACAGGTTGTCCTTCATTCGCTAAACGTTTTGCTTCAGATTCCACACGCTCTTTTCCAAATATTCCTGGAAGAGATGGAACAAGTCTGTCGGGCAAAATAGCTCTTGTTGGCAATTCTTCTCCTGTAAATACAGCAACATCAACTACCGGATGACCAAACTGAAGCAATGTCTGACAACGGCGAGCGTAATCAACCCATGCTTTTCCCTGCTTCCACCAAGTCTGATCACGTTGGAAGTAAAGTCCAATACCATCCAATGTCACGCCCGGCGCTTTATCCACATAAGGATTATGCACATAAACATGATAGAACAGTTTGTTAATACCTAAAGCATAGTTTCTATCAAGTAAAGGCTTAAGCATTACCGGATTTTCATTCCACATAGTGCGTAGCTGGGTAAACCCTTCAGCCTGAATAATATTCTTTCCATAAACATGAGCGCCGGATATAGCGCCAAGCATATCGTTTGGTTTATCGTGTGTAGGACTGTTTAACCAGAATTCCCCCATTGGTCTGTCCACAGCCTGATAGTGAAGCATACCATCACTAACCATAGTAGGTGCAACGCTTTCAGCAGAGAATTCGCAATTGTATTCTTTCGCTTTATCAGCTAAAGTTTTATAGAACACATCTACTATCAGTTCTGATATTGTCTGACGGATGTCATTCAAAACACTTTCTGTTTTTTCAGCACTTTCAAGAGGAGTGCCAGTATATACCAATAAGTATGGAGTAAGATCGTACCCCCTGCGCTTCTTAAATTCGGCCATAAAACTGTCCGACCAATTCTGACTTCCGCATTCCCAGCTATCTACATGCATGAACTTCAATACACGTTTAGCCAATTGTGGGTCAGTCTTTCTGAAAGCCTCGCCAAACCAATGGTCAAACTGTATCTTCACAGCCTCTTCACTGAACTTATCACATTCCAGTCCTTTACCTCCCCCACCGGTAGCATTTGTATGTCCGGTAGAAGTATGTCCCATTCTTACAATTCTCCATCTTCCTGCAGGAAGAGTTGCATTCAATAAATCACCATTTAAAGAAGCAGATAGATCAATCACCTGATTCAGCTTTACACAATCCTTATCCGGTAATTCATCAGATTGAGTTCTTTTGCTTACGCGCCAAACCAATCCGGCTTTACCTTCAAACTGACCTATTAAAGCTCTACTGGATAAATATAGTTTCTTTATTTTCAGATTAGGTTTCCACTTTGCAGCATCCATATCTTCCGCGCCGGGTTCGGAACCTTTCGGATCCCAGTAAAAACGGAAATAACGGGCTGTAGTTGCAGGAATAATATGAGTAGAGTTCTCATCCGTATTCTGCCAACCCTGACGTGCAGGAGTTAATTGTTTTACAGTACGGAAGTTTACGCCATCATCACTAACACAAACTTTCAAACGGTGAGCCTGATAGTTGTTTCCATTCAGTACAAGCTCAAGAGAACGACAAGTAAAAGGCTGTTTAAATGAGTATTGAATCCAGCAGGCAGAAGAAGCTTTAAAAGCACCTTCAGCGTTTCGGGTAACTAAGTAAGAAGGAGTTTTATCCTCAGTATTCGAAGAAGTAACTTCCGGAATATTTATTTCAGTTGAGTATTCCTCCTGAACAGGTATGGCATAAAGTCCGATTTCCTTATAGAAACCTTCATAAGATTCAGGACGATACAAATGCATATTTTTTATTTTCCCGCCCGAAATGATTGTATCACTCCACACAACTTTCTGCATAGATTTCTCGGGAGTAATCCACGGTCCGCCAGCCAAGGCAAAACCATCACAAATATGCATACCAAGTTTCAGTCCTACCCTGTCAGCTTCCTGCATGGAGAAGCGAACCATCTCCCACCATTCGGGAGTAAGCTGCCTGTATGCAGGAAGAAAAGATTTATTATTTATAGTATCTTTTATAGGCAT is part of the uncultured Bacteroides sp. genome and encodes:
- a CDS encoding sialate O-acetylesterase; the encoded protein is MNNKFRFGALALALSLFCSTTIKAEVKLPAFFSNGMVIQQQTNASFWGTSTPNKKLTIVTSWNKKKYTVDVDGAGKWKVALATPTAGGPYSITFNDGKQTLLQDVLVGEVWLCSGQSNMEMPMKGYKNQPVDNSNMDILKSANSQIRLFTVGHNSVIDVQNDVKGDWKAATPESVREFSATAYYYGRLLQQMLNVPVGLICSSWGGSCAEAWMDKEMLKGFPEIKIPKSPEDIVEKNRTPTTLYQGMIAPLVGYTIKGAIWYQGESNYDRSQSYTDLFSTMINLWRARWNQGNFPFYFCQIAPYDYSIITPAGKEVINSAYLREAQSKVEWKVENTGMAVLLDAGLKEGIHPRKKQIAGERLALQALVKTYKINGVTADGPVYKEMAVQNDTVVLSFQRTQMWVAAPKGDLQNFKVAGADKKFYPAKAWIVRSKVYVKSDEVKKPVAVRYAFENYVDGDLYGTEGLPVSSFRTDNW
- a CDS encoding DUF5703 domain-containing protein — translated: MKKAFVAFILLTFISTSRAAKVTDWLDSYNVLWTSQSKGSYESMPCGGGDIGLNVWVENNELLFYISRSGSLDENNCLLKSGRIRVKLTPNPFINSNFSQQLNLRKGFVDVNAGNTNIRLWVNVFSPVIHVDINSKEKLSAEVCYENWRYKDRPVRKGEGNANSYKWAIPKGLVTKADAIENSADKVIFYHKNDAQTVFDATVAQQGMDSVKNKMYNPIGNLTSGGMLFGDNLKFAGTTSGEYCGTDYKSWCMKSVKPSSSHHILIALHTQQTESLNQWKQGLADIVKGIKGNDDKKKTQAWWNSFWNKSAIRINETNKDSEAWKIGRNYQLFRYMLGCNAYGSYPTKFNGGLFTFDPARVDSTLNFTPDFRKWGGGTMTAQNQRLVYFPMLKSGDFDMMKSQFDFYLRILKNAELRSKVYWNHQGGCFTEQIENFGLPNPSEYGWKRPANFDKGLEYNAWLEYQWDTVLEFCDMILETKEYNNEKIDKYVPLIESALTFFDEHYRMLATQRGRKVLDGDGHLVLYPGSACETYKMAYNSTSTISALKVVLEKMIDYSAADSTKSARWKQMLSTIPPITIREESGKKMIAPAKLWERINNVESPQLYPVFPWRIYGVGKKDLEVAVNTYLNDSDALKFRSHVGWKQDNIFAACLGLTKEAQRLISLKMKDSELRFPAFWGPGYDWTPDHNWGGSGMIGLQEMLMQTNGEQILLFPAWPVEWNVHFKMHAPKNTTVEAELKDGKVTNLQVYPAKRMKDVVVMIKK
- a CDS encoding glycosyl hydrolase; translation: MSKYKSFLLFLLILCCTAVTAQKTLLSNRFNNPPEEASPWVFWYLMHGAVSKAGITADMEAMKAAGLGGAYLMPIKDTINNKSFLPAYRQLTPEWWEMVRFSMQEADRVGLKLGMHICDGFALAGGPWITPEKSMQKVVWSDTIISGGKIKNMHLYRPESYEGFYKEIGLYAIPVQEEYSTEINIPEVTSSNTEDKTPSYLVTRNAEGAFKASSACWIQYSFKQPFTCRSLELVLNGNNYQAHRLKVCVSDDGVNFRTVKQLTPARQGWQNTDENSTHIIPATTARYFRFYWDPKGSEPGAEDMDAAKWKPNLKIKKLYLSSRALIGQFEGKAGLVWRVSKRTQSDELPDKDCVKLNQVIDLSASLNGDLLNATLPAGRWRIVRMGHTSTGHTNATGGGGKGLECDKFSEEAVKIQFDHWFGEAFRKTDPQLAKRVLKFMHVDSWECGSQNWSDSFMAEFKKRRGYDLTPYLLVYTGTPLESAEKTESVLNDIRQTISELIVDVFYKTLADKAKEYNCEFSAESVAPTMVSDGMLHYQAVDRPMGEFWLNSPTHDKPNDMLGAISGAHVYGKNIIQAEGFTQLRTMWNENPVMLKPLLDRNYALGINKLFYHVYVHNPYVDKAPGVTLDGIGLYFQRDQTWWKQGKAWVDYARRCQTLLQFGHPVVDVAVFTGEELPTRAILPDRLVPSLPGIFGKERVESEAKRLANEGQPVREMPVGVSNSANMTNLGDWVDPLSGYAYDSFNKDALVRLSRSEYGKLIVSGGAEYRILVLPKPHPMSPDGDYMSLEVARKIRLLQKSGVVVLLGDKPSRVPGLADKDYNTKEVNKIVEDIWSASPQYKLPYNEADFSQFGLKKDVIFKDNAKDFAWTHRANDGTDIYFIANQKNERRKVTVSLRCSGRQPELWNPVTGEIKDAEVWSEFDDRTEVALDLDANESVFVVFQRETEVASGNKQSIFTTAPLLTKDWTVNFPQVSKSLKKDSLFDWIKESDADIKYYSGTANYQTTFQWKNKVGKNEVYLDLGKVNVMAEVIVNGVNCGITWTAPYRVDITKAIKKGNNNLEIQVVNTWLNKMKGVRDQKIKADNVWTNATYWSEKLPLQESGLLGPLNLLIKESKRK